A region of Rhodamnia argentea isolate NSW1041297 chromosome 9, ASM2092103v1, whole genome shotgun sequence DNA encodes the following proteins:
- the LOC115737010 gene encoding auxin-responsive protein SAUR36 isoform X2, whose amino-acid sequence MMSNLDIATSLRRRRCRRFRLRAKLTKLCRWISLPGFHNPPPSRRNPICKILNLARQRLRHLKPGRHGYVRVGHDPGEKGPSLDVPKGHMAVYVVGQSGGDARRVVVPVMYFNHPLFGDLLREAELVYGYDHPGGITLPCGISELERVQTRIAAVGGGIRRLTGWGRRS is encoded by the exons ATGATGAGCAACCTCGACATCGCTACCAgcttgaggaggaggagatgccGACGATTCAGGCTCCGAGCCAAGCTCACGAAGCTCTGCCGATGGATTTCCCTACCCGGATTCCACAA CCCTCCTCCATCTCGTCGCAACCCCATCTGCAAGATCCTCAATTTGGCCAGGCAGAGGCTGCGCCACCTCAAACCCGGCCGTCACGGGTACGTCCGGGTCGGGCACGACCCGGGAGAGAAGGGCCCGTCGCTGGACGTGCCGAAGGGACACATGGCGGTGTACGTGGTGGGCCAGTCGGGGGGCGACGCTCGCCGGGTAGTGGTGCCCGTGATGTACTTCAACCACCCGCTGTTCGGGGACCTGCTGCGGGAGGCGGAGCTGGTCTACGGGTACGACCACCCGGGGGGGATCACGCTTCCCTGCGGGATCTCCGAGCTCGAGAGGGTCCAGACCAGAATCGCCGCGGTGGGCGGCGGTATCCGGCGGCTGACGGGGTGGGGGCGGCGGAGCTGA
- the LOC115737010 gene encoding auxin-responsive protein SAUR36 isoform X1, with the protein MMSNLDIATSLRRRRCRRFRLRAKLTKLCRWISLPGFHNQCPTYHRLGSPPPPSRRNPICKILNLARQRLRHLKPGRHGYVRVGHDPGEKGPSLDVPKGHMAVYVVGQSGGDARRVVVPVMYFNHPLFGDLLREAELVYGYDHPGGITLPCGISELERVQTRIAAVGGGIRRLTGWGRRS; encoded by the coding sequence ATGATGAGCAACCTCGACATCGCTACCAgcttgaggaggaggagatgccGACGATTCAGGCTCCGAGCCAAGCTCACGAAGCTCTGCCGATGGATTTCCCTACCCGGATTCCACAACCAGTGCCCGACGTACCACCGCTTGGGCTCTCCCCCTCCTCCATCTCGTCGCAACCCCATCTGCAAGATCCTCAATTTGGCCAGGCAGAGGCTGCGCCACCTCAAACCCGGCCGTCACGGGTACGTCCGGGTCGGGCACGACCCGGGAGAGAAGGGCCCGTCGCTGGACGTGCCGAAGGGACACATGGCGGTGTACGTGGTGGGCCAGTCGGGGGGCGACGCTCGCCGGGTAGTGGTGCCCGTGATGTACTTCAACCACCCGCTGTTCGGGGACCTGCTGCGGGAGGCGGAGCTGGTCTACGGGTACGACCACCCGGGGGGGATCACGCTTCCCTGCGGGATCTCCGAGCTCGAGAGGGTCCAGACCAGAATCGCCGCGGTGGGCGGCGGTATCCGGCGGCTGACGGGGTGGGGGCGGCGGAGCTGA